In Deltaproteobacteria bacterium, a single genomic region encodes these proteins:
- a CDS encoding long-chain fatty acid--CoA ligase, giving the protein MKKSTPEITAQVLDFIHDPIGKDFPTLALQVFAYQFARNLPYQRFCLARGQTPATVVRWQDIPAVPTVAFKELDLTCGPPEKIFRTSGTSRGLEKRGRHLVPDLRLYQASALAHFTDCLLPDRRQLPVLALIPSPELRPDSSLTQMTEWVMAASAQAGSAYFIDPSGIQLAAFAEAVAQAQRAGTPVCILAITSALVAFFDRCEAQGHRFTLPGGSRIMDTGGNKGQGRALSRNGFLQSCWRYLKVAGYYCVNEYGMTEMASQFYDNALYNRFRRSNEPRYKIGPAWTRTLVVDPETLQEVPPGQTGILRHFDLANAGSVMAVQTEDLGHTVGDGFEITGRVLGAEPRGCALALDEFLGAQ; this is encoded by the coding sequence ATGAAGAAAAGCACGCCGGAAATCACCGCACAGGTTCTCGATTTCATTCACGATCCAATTGGCAAGGATTTTCCCACCCTGGCGCTGCAGGTGTTCGCCTACCAGTTCGCACGCAATTTACCCTATCAACGCTTCTGCCTTGCTCGCGGTCAGACCCCGGCCACGGTCGTCCGTTGGCAAGATATCCCTGCCGTGCCGACGGTGGCCTTCAAAGAGTTGGATCTGACATGCGGGCCACCAGAGAAGATTTTTCGCACCAGCGGCACCTCACGGGGACTGGAGAAACGCGGGCGGCATCTCGTCCCAGATTTACGGCTGTACCAGGCATCGGCACTCGCTCACTTCACCGACTGTCTGCTGCCGGATCGCCGCCAGCTTCCCGTGCTGGCGCTGATTCCCTCGCCGGAGCTGCGGCCAGATTCGTCTCTCACGCAGATGACGGAATGGGTCATGGCGGCGTCCGCGCAAGCAGGCAGCGCCTATTTCATCGACCCAAGCGGAATTCAGCTCGCTGCCTTTGCCGAGGCGGTCGCGCAGGCGCAGCGCGCAGGGACGCCGGTGTGCATCCTTGCCATCACCTCCGCGCTCGTTGCCTTCTTCGACCGCTGCGAAGCCCAAGGCCACCGGTTCACCTTGCCGGGTGGCAGTCGCATTATGGACACCGGCGGCAATAAAGGCCAAGGTCGGGCGCTTTCTCGTAACGGCTTCTTACAGTCGTGCTGGAGATACCTCAAAGTCGCCGGATACTATTGTGTCAACGAATACGGCATGACCGAAATGGCCTCGCAGTTCTACGACAACGCGCTGTACAACCGCTTCCGTCGCAGCAACGAGCCCCGTTACAAAATCGGCCCGGCCTGGACACGTACCCTCGTGGTCGATCCGGAAACACTCCAAGAGGTACCGCCCGGTCAGACCGGCATCTTGCGGCACTTCGACCTCGCGAACGCGGGCTCGGTCATGGCGGTCCAGACCGAAGACTTAGGTCATACGGTCGGCGATGGGTTTGAGATCACTGGGCGCGTCCTCGGCGCCGAGCCACGTGGCTGCGCGCTGGCTCTGGACGAGTTCTTGGGAGCGCAGTAG
- a CDS encoding tetratricopeptide repeat protein, giving the protein MADMQEMYDRAYDFLCDGNTEEAIAAYQAILAVDPHYVEAVHDLAHAYADAGNLENAIVMANRLTELTPEDPMSFTVLSRFYQQNNMVPEAETAAAKARMLDWKRQLLEKKQAKA; this is encoded by the coding sequence ATGGCGGACATGCAGGAAATGTACGATCGCGCATACGATTTTCTCTGCGATGGCAACACCGAGGAAGCGATCGCCGCTTACCAGGCGATTCTCGCCGTCGATCCTCATTACGTTGAAGCCGTGCACGATCTAGCGCACGCCTACGCCGATGCCGGGAATCTTGAAAACGCCATTGTCATGGCGAACCGCCTGACCGAATTGACCCCCGAAGACCCTATGAGCTTTACCGTGTTGTCGCGGTTCTATCAACAGAACAACATGGTGCCTGAAGCCGAGACAGCAGCCGCCAAAGCACGGATGCTGGACTGGAAACGTCAGTTGCTGGAGAAAAAGCAGGCGAAAGCGTGA
- a CDS encoding zinc ribbon domain-containing protein, with protein MRCPNCSFDNPEPMKFCGECGVALKARCARCGTENPPQFKFCGECGASLVASAQLSQAFSRAFALSQHLEETPQIFPVLFGLAMYYGNRGEYRTGMELAERCLRLANLAQDSGLRLVAESGLVAFLAQMGELVRARESCEQRLMQYDPIQHGFLGLRFGLDPGMVFGGYSSLTAWYLGYPDHALTRARETWTLAQGFAHPPSRALGAVMLPWVHFLRREPAFTQERIESVITFSTTTEQVMVLALGTMFQGAALVEQGHTEDRLALLQQGWSALQAIGTRIFSSVFLLMLAHAYELLGQTEKGLAIITEVEAFISETGERWYEAELYRLKGTLTLQSRVKSQKLKEEDAEACFLKAIAVAQEQHAKSWELRASTSLARLWQQQGKKTEARQMLAEIYNWFTEGFETKDLQEVQVLLKELG; from the coding sequence GGTGCGGAACGGAAAATCCGCCGCAATTTAAGTTTTGCGGCGAGTGCGGCGCTTCGCTAGTTGCCAGTGCTCAGTTGTCACAGGCATTCTCACGAGCCTTTGCTCTCAGTCAACACCTCGAAGAGACTCCTCAGATCTTTCCTGTGTTGTTCGGCTTGGCGATGTATTACGGGAATAGAGGAGAATATCGGACTGGCATGGAGTTAGCAGAGCGCTGTCTCCGTCTGGCCAATCTTGCCCAAGACTCTGGGTTACGCCTCGTCGCGGAATCTGGCCTTGTCGCCTTTCTCGCTCAGATGGGAGAACTGGTCCGGGCACGAGAGTCTTGTGAACAGAGGCTCATGCAATACGATCCTATACAGCATGGATTTCTGGGCCTCCGCTTTGGTTTAGACCCCGGCATGGTGTTTGGAGGTTATAGCTCATTAACCGCGTGGTATCTGGGCTATCCTGACCATGCTCTCACGCGGGCACGGGAGACCTGGACGTTGGCTCAGGGCTTTGCTCATCCACCGAGCCGAGCGCTGGGTGCCGTGATGCTTCCTTGGGTACATTTCCTGCGGCGAGAGCCTGCCTTTACGCAGGAGCGGATAGAGTCGGTCATTACGTTTTCAACCACGACAGAACAAGTCATGGTGCTTGCGCTCGGGACCATGTTTCAAGGCGCTGCACTGGTAGAGCAGGGACACACAGAAGATAGGCTGGCGCTGTTACAACAAGGATGGAGCGCCTTGCAAGCCATAGGCACGCGAATCTTTAGCTCGGTTTTCCTGCTCATGCTGGCGCACGCTTATGAATTGCTGGGCCAAACAGAAAAGGGACTTGCCATTATTACCGAAGTGGAAGCGTTCATATCTGAGACCGGGGAGCGTTGGTATGAAGCAGAGCTGTATCGACTCAAGGGAACGCTTACGCTTCAGTCGAGAGTGAAAAGCCAAAAGTTGAAAGAGGAAGACGCCGAAGCTTGCTTTCTCAAAGCGATTGCGGTGGCACAGGAGCAGCACGCCAAATCGTGGGAACTCCGTGCATCAACCAGCCTCGCCCGTTTGTGGCAACAGCAAGGGAAGAAAACTGAAGCTCGGCAGATGCTGGCGGAGATTTACAACTGGTTCACCGAAGGGTTTGAGACGAAAGACTTGCAAGAGGTGCAGGTGCTATTAAAGGAACTGGGGTAG
- a CDS encoding DUF2283 domain-containing protein gives MGKMRVWYDKEGDFLEVTFRTAKGYMRDVGDDIFERVDEQGTVIGFAIFNFSKRDQQTVEVPLELLPSQP, from the coding sequence ATGGGAAAGATGAGGGTTTGGTACGACAAGGAGGGGGATTTTCTGGAGGTTACTTTTCGCACGGCCAAAGGGTACATGCGTGATGTGGGAGACGACATTTTCGAGAGGGTCGATGAACAAGGAACAGTCATAGGGTTCGCTATTTTCAATTTTTCTAAGAGAGACCAGCAGACCGTAGAAGTTCCTTTAGAACTCTTGCCGTCGCAGCCGTAG
- a CDS encoding NUDIX hydrolase encodes MAHEHHHHQGFHHEQAGHEHHPAPHFRFCPKCGGALQLQQFKAHEPQRRVCTACTFIFYDDPKVAACTISVIDGKVVLLKRGIEPSYGKWVFPGGFIDRGEQVEAAAIRETWEEVNLKVAVQRLLNVYSYPGYPVVVVVYLADIVSGELQAMDETLEVRTFGLDEIPWDDLAFASTRDALKDYLAHLGLRQ; translated from the coding sequence ATGGCCCACGAACATCACCACCATCAGGGTTTTCATCACGAACAAGCCGGCCACGAGCACCACCCAGCGCCGCATTTCCGCTTCTGCCCCAAGTGCGGCGGTGCCTTGCAGTTGCAGCAGTTCAAAGCCCATGAGCCGCAGCGGCGGGTTTGCACAGCCTGCACCTTCATCTTCTATGACGACCCAAAAGTTGCCGCCTGCACCATTTCGGTCATCGACGGCAAAGTGGTTTTACTGAAAAGAGGCATCGAACCGAGTTATGGCAAGTGGGTGTTCCCCGGCGGGTTTATCGACCGTGGCGAACAGGTGGAAGCCGCCGCCATTCGTGAAACGTGGGAAGAGGTCAACCTCAAGGTCGCGGTCCAGCGACTGCTCAACGTCTACTCGTATCCTGGGTATCCGGTCGTCGTCGTGGTCTATCTCGCAGACATTGTCAGCGGTGAACTCCAAGCCATGGATGAAACCTTGGAAGTACGAACCTTCGGGTTGGACGAGATTCCGTGGGATGACCTCGCGTTCGCCAGTACCCGCGATGCCCTCAAGGATTATCTCGCGCATCTCGGACTACGCCAATGA